The proteins below come from a single Alligator mississippiensis isolate rAllMis1 chromosome 2, rAllMis1, whole genome shotgun sequence genomic window:
- the LOC132248416 gene encoding proteasome activator complex subunit 3-like — protein MNLPVPDPILLTNSHDGLDGPNMKKRKLEDCEETLQGTKVFVMPNGMLKSNQQLVNIIEKVKPEIRLLIEKCNTVKMWVQLLIPRIEDGNNFGVSIQEETVAELRTVESEAASYLDQISRYYITRAKLVSKIAKYPHVEDYRHTVTEIDEKEYISLRLIISELRNQYVTLHDMILKNIEKIKRPRSSNAETLY, from the coding sequence ATGAACCTCCCAGTGCCTGACCCGATCCTTCTCACAAACAGCCATGATGGACTGGATGGGCCAAACATGAAAAAAAGGAAGCTGGAAGACTGTGAAGAGACCCTCCAGGGTACCAAAGTGTTTGTGATGCCCAATGGGATGCTGAAGAGCAACCAGCAGCTGGTGAACATCATTGAGAAAGTGAAACCAGAGATCAGGCTGTTGATTGAGAAGTGTAACACGGTCAAAATGTGGGTGCAGCTTCTTATCCCTAGGATAGAAGATGGAAACAACTTTGGTGTTTCTATTCAGGAGGAGACTGTAGCTGAGCTTCGTACTGTGGAGAGTGAGGCAGCTTCCTACCTGGACCAGATTTCTAGATACTATATCACACGAGCAAAGTTGGTTTCGAAAATAGCAAAATACCCTCATGTGGAGGATTATCGCCACACAGTGACAGAGATTGATGAGAAGGAATACATTAGTCTGCGCCTGATCATATCAGAGCTGAGGAATCAATATGTCACTTTGCATGACATGATTCTTAAAAACATCGAGAAGATCAAGAGGCCTCGGAGCAGCAATGCCGAGACCCTCTACTAA